One segment of Patescibacteria group bacterium DNA contains the following:
- a CDS encoding NUDIX domain-containing protein yields MIRQKSVGFIIFRRHPEEGLQYLVLYHRGSYWNFPKGKMEERESELETGLRELYEEAGLKDLKVIDGFREQTEFMFRETHHGGNDLIKKDFVIYLAEVPPGTEPKISHEHNGYGWFDLTTAQKFLRFKQPKEILAEADNLIKTLKN; encoded by the coding sequence ATGATCAGACAAAAATCAGTTGGTTTTATTATTTTTCGTCGCCATCCCGAAGAGGGTTTACAGTATTTAGTTTTGTATCATCGCGGCAGTTATTGGAATTTTCCTAAGGGTAAGATGGAAGAGAGGGAGAGTGAATTGGAAACCGGTTTACGCGAGTTATATGAGGAGGCCGGCCTAAAAGATCTTAAAGTAATCGACGGTTTTAGGGAACAGACGGAATTCATGTTTCGAGAAACGCATCATGGCGGTAATGATTTGATAAAGAAGGATTTCGTGATTTATCTGGCTGAAGTGCCGCCCGGCACCGAACCTAAGATTTCCCACGAGCATAACGGCTATGGCTGGTTTGATTTGACGACCGCTCAGAAATTTCTGCGTTTCAAACAGCCTAAGGAAATTTTGGCGGAGGCCGACAATCTGATCAAAACATTAAAAAATTAA
- a CDS encoding epoxyqueuosine reductase QueH codes for MTRFLNQPKIVSKKKLLFHVCCAPCSGLLSQELIKEYDLAVYFDNPNIWPKEEFDKRSEEAGRYFVNQGIKFVFVDWDHDSWLGVARDFDQEPERGRRCKLCYHLRLENAAKYAASHKFDCFVTSLSISPHKDDKTIRNLGRALAKKYGLTYLDFDFKASPGYAAALLFAKDQRFYRQKYCGCEYSLKNGKI; via the coding sequence ATGACGAGGTTTTTAAATCAACCTAAGATCGTGTCTAAGAAAAAATTATTATTTCATGTCTGCTGTGCTCCTTGCAGCGGCCTTTTGTCGCAAGAGCTGATCAAAGAATACGATCTGGCTGTTTATTTTGATAATCCCAATATTTGGCCCAAGGAGGAATTTGACAAACGCTCCGAAGAGGCTGGAAGATATTTTGTCAATCAGGGTATAAAGTTCGTTTTTGTTGATTGGGATCATGATAGCTGGTTAGGGGTGGCTAGAGATTTTGATCAAGAGCCGGAAAGGGGCAGGCGTTGCAAACTTTGTTACCATTTACGTTTGGAAAATGCCGCTAAATATGCGGCTAGCCATAAATTTGATTGTTTTGTTACCTCACTTAGTATTTCGCCGCATAAAGACGATAAAACCATCCGTAATTTGGGCCGGGCATTAGCTAAAAAGTACGGCCTAACATATTTAGATTTTGATTTTAAGGCCAGTCCAGGGTATGCTGCCGCTCTTCTGTTCGCCAAAGATCAGAGATTTTATCGTCAGAAATATTGCGGTTGCGAATATAGCCTGAAAAATGGTAAGATATAA
- a CDS encoding replication-associated recombination protein A translates to MDLFDLKSADFKAKEGPLADRLRPRNLGEFFGQEQIVGEGKLLRRLIESDQVPSMIFWGPPGTGKTTLARIIAGLTGALFVSFSAVSCGVNELKKIILGAKDDLKFKNRRTILFIDEIHRWNKSQQDALLPHVEDGTVVLIGATTENPSFEVNSALLSRSRVFILEQLTEEDIAGIIKIALLDKERGLGRLKVKIDEETIRYLALLSNGDARTALNVLEISAKATKPQKSGIIKLSKVLIKDSLQRNAHLYDKSGEQHYNIISALHKSLRGSDADAALYWLGRMLSGGEDPLYIARRLVRFASEDVGLANSRALEQAVAGYQACHFIGLPECNVILAQIVVYLAKCRKSNELYSAFGQVMKDVKETTDEPVPIHLRNAPTKLMKNLGYGKDYKYSPDFDYQEDQEYLPEKLKGKKYLK, encoded by the coding sequence ATGGATTTATTTGATTTAAAATCGGCTGATTTTAAGGCTAAGGAAGGGCCCTTGGCCGACCGTTTACGTCCCAGAAATCTGGGTGAATTTTTTGGCCAGGAACAGATTGTGGGCGAAGGGAAGTTATTACGGCGACTGATAGAGAGTGACCAGGTACCGTCGATGATTTTTTGGGGTCCGCCAGGTACGGGCAAGACCACCTTGGCGCGGATTATCGCCGGACTGACTGGTGCGTTGTTCGTATCTTTTTCGGCTGTAAGCTGTGGGGTTAACGAGCTAAAAAAAATTATTCTTGGAGCTAAAGACGACTTGAAATTCAAAAACCGCCGGACTATCTTGTTTATTGATGAAATCCATCGTTGGAATAAATCCCAACAAGACGCTCTTTTACCGCACGTGGAAGATGGTACCGTGGTTTTGATTGGCGCCACCACCGAAAATCCCAGTTTTGAAGTCAATTCGGCGCTATTGTCCCGTTCCCGGGTTTTTATCTTGGAACAGCTGACCGAGGAGGACATTGCCGGTATTATTAAAATTGCTTTATTGGATAAAGAGCGGGGATTAGGTAGGTTGAAGGTTAAGATTGACGAAGAAACGATAAGATATTTGGCGTTACTTTCAAACGGCGATGCTCGTACGGCTTTGAATGTTTTAGAAATCTCCGCAAAAGCGACTAAACCCCAGAAATCTGGTATAATTAAATTGTCTAAGGTGTTAATTAAGGATTCTTTACAGCGTAACGCCCACTTATACGATAAATCCGGCGAACAGCACTATAATATTATTTCCGCCTTGCATAAATCTTTACGCGGTTCGGACGCTGACGCCGCTTTGTATTGGCTGGGACGAATGCTTTCCGGTGGCGAGGATCCTTTATATATTGCCCGCCGTTTGGTGCGTTTTGCTTCCGAAGATGTGGGCTTGGCTAATTCTCGCGCCTTGGAACAGGCTGTGGCCGGTTATCAGGCTTGTCATTTCATCGGACTGCCTGAATGTAACGTGATTCTGGCACAAATCGTAGTGTATTTGGCCAAGTGTCGAAAGTCCAATGAATTATATTCGGCTTTCGGCCAGGTAATGAAAGATGTTAAGGAAACAACAGATGAGCCGGTGCCGATTCATCTGCGCAATGCCCCGACTAAGTTAATGAAGAATTTGGGTTATGGCAAGGATTATAAATATTCTCCGGACTTTGATTACCAAGAAGATCAGGAGTATTTGCCGGAAAAGTTAAAAGGAAAGAAATATTTGAAATAA